TGCTAACTAGTCTAGTCGTGcctaaattatgaaattaataattactttcAGGTTAATATCATCTGAACCTAATACTTATTCTTATACAAAAGCCATAACTGAAGACTTAGTGGCCAAATATAACGCCAAGTTTCCAATCGCAATTGGACGGCCTTCTATTGGTAAgtagtaaatataattatataaataaacttgaattcggtattgtatttttttagatgaaagtataatttaattgtgtaaacATTATATTTGTAGTAACCGCTGCATGGAAAGAACCAATGCCTGGGTGGGTTGATAACTTGAATGGCCCGACTGGTCTTATAATAGGAAGTGGAAaaggtaaatattaaaattagtataatCTTCAAACAATATAAAACATGTATAAAGTTACGTCACAACGGTTATTTTTAATATCCTCCTATCCTATCCAAAATCATTCCAATAGCCAAACAACAGGCATTGCCGATATAACAAACATTTATGGATTGGAAAAATGAAATTGAGCAGAATATGAAGCAAAAACGCACTAAAGGGCAAAAGTATAATTTGCAAGCCAAGTTTTAAtagacattcatcatcatcatcatcatatcagccgatggacgtccactgcaggacataggccttttgtagggacttccaaacatcacgaccctgatttgcctgcatccagcgaatccctgcaactcgcttgatgtcgtctgtccTGCTTCACTCCTTATTTTAGCGTTAGAtgttccttaataaataaataaatttctgaTACTATCACGCAGAGttattccaagcatagctcgtttcatcgcccgctgtgtgactctgagccttcttatgaggcccgtagttagcgaccaagtctcggaaccataggtcatcaccgTAAGTGTTGTTTAATggtttaaattatttgtattctCAGGTGTCATTAGAACGATGCACTGTGAACCATCTTATATGGCGGATGCCATACCCGTCGATATGGTCGTCAACGGATGCATACTGATAGCTTATGTCACGGCCCTTGACAAGTAAGTGGAGTTGGATGAATTGGTTCAAAGATTATAATAGTGATAATGATCTTAGTTAAAGCTTTAGCTTATCAAAGCTAACTTTCAATTacgtatttcatcatcatcatcatcattatcaacccatatacggctcactgctgaactcgagtatcctctcagaatgagaggggttaagccaataatccaccacgctggtgcaatgcggattggcagacttcacacacgcagggaattaagaaaattctctggtatgcaggtttccttacgattttttccttcaccgttagagacacgtgatatttaatttcataaaatgcattcaactgcaaagttggaggtgcatgccccgcaccggattcgaacccacacaccctctgtaatcggaggcagaggtcatattcactgggctatcacagctcacatTACATATTTACTTCAATAGATCTTCCATTTacttaagataattttctttattatcttcTATATTTCTAAAGTTATTGAAATCTTCTTTACTTGCAAATAACTAAGTAAGATCAcctcaaaatattatttttctctatTAGTATTACTATGAAAATTGTTactttttgttgaataattatATAGTGTGTGTGTAGTGAAGTATATCGGGGCATCGACcatattccacttctgatatcggAGCCGTACTAAATACTaattctgataacggagaagccgtagcctcagggCAGGTTCAAAGCTttatgtgtcaaggatggcaagatacacaaagtaacattaTCGGTCATTATTGGAACGACCatttaacttacaactacagtCCTACCCTCTATATTGATAGGGTTACTAGGGTTATCTATCATATGGCTAGGAGTCAGCCACCAGCTGATGTCAGACTtgaaactttaaatttttatttttgtaggcCAAAAGATATGCGTATATTCAACATCACTCTTTCTGGTGTGCAAAAGATAAAGTGGAAAGAAGTGATTGAGTTGGGTGAAAAATGGGTGAACATATACCCATACACCGTAGCTTTATGGTATCCTGGTGGAACCATTAAATCTTATTGGTTTACGCATCAGCTTATGGTGATACTGACGCATATCATACCAGCATATTTCGTGGATTTGTTGCTATTTTTATTGGGAAAGAAGACATTGTAAGTAACTTTTCACTTGATGTACCTATATTTGttgtaataggctagttgacccTTTTTTTAATAGTCTTAAATTTGTTAATGGTCTTAAAATTGTTCATtttcgttctactagattgaaaaaaagtCATCATGTTTTTTTGAGAGgtgtttatttgaaaatttcaatttttaaattttttttgacaatacgagctaaaACACTGTTGGccatatttcaactgtttcatgacgtcacattgacaaatcctttacaaacggagcgtttgacaaaaattgttaattttgtgTCGTCACAAAATTGACGACAGCGTTaatgacgtttggaaaatttgagaatgatttttaaatttttaattattgattaattttttttatctcgatgtatttcggacccttattctatgtaccacgcaaaatttatatttttatattaaagatatgAATCAACTACCATATTACTAAGAtgcattgataataattaataagaattAACATACCTATTTATGGAATCACAAAGACTAAAGTCATTGCATGCAATGCGTACTAACCATTGATCCATGAAACGATATCTGCATAGACAATTATTATAGCAAAATATAActcactatagcttggcaacttcgttcgtaacactcccgatggttgcgcggaccggggggcgtgtagcgttgaatgaaaaacccatgaTTAATGCATCTcaattccccgcacgcacgttTTCACAGTATTTCCCCCctttgcccgcatatcataggagtgtcaccaacgaacttgccagacttatattacttatttcatcattaacatttggAATCTTGTTTTCCAGCATGGTGAAAGTACAAAAACGTATAAGCCACGGTCTCAGCATTCTCCAGTACTACACAACAAAAGAGTGGCATTTTAGGAACACGAACTTCTTGTCCCTCCAAAAACGTATAAGTGAGAAAGAGAACGAAATATTCTTTACCGATGTATCCAAAATAGATAGAGATACATATTTGAGGGACTATGTGATCGGTACAAGAACATATGTTTTGAAGGAAGACGCTTCCAGTTTACCTAGAGCAAGAAAGTTGCACAGAATGTGAGTAtattgttggaaatagtagtctgagacgtaTATGAcgtcgatctcgtgttggcttgtg
Above is a window of Bicyclus anynana chromosome 8, ilBicAnyn1.1, whole genome shotgun sequence DNA encoding:
- the LOC112058631 gene encoding putative fatty acyl-CoA reductase CG5065 — translated: MAPTVAEFYEGKHVFITGATGFVGKALVEKLLRSCPGIQTIYLLMRPKKGMSGEDRLKELCNNLIFDYLRDKQPECFMKVKLIAGDVLEEELGISNDDRQELQKNCNIVIHSAACVRFDKNLKDAVHMNTRGTLRVLKLAETMEKIEAFVHLSTAYCRCQLDELEEKLYPAAHDPEKLMDLLEWLDDDTLAYLEPKLISSEPNTYSYTKAITEDLVAKYNAKFPIAIGRPSIVTAAWKEPMPGWVDNLNGPTGLIIGSGKGVIRTMHCEPSYMADAIPVDMVVNGCILIAYVTALDKPKDMRIFNITLSGVQKIKWKEVIELGEKWVNIYPYTVALWYPGGTIKSYWFTHQLMVILTHIIPAYFVDLLLFLLGKKTFMVKVQKRISHGLSILQYYTTKEWHFRNTNFLSLQKRISEKENEIFFTDVSKIDRDTYLRDYVIGTRTYVLKEDASSLPRARKLHRIRYIVDIITKIILYSLFAWFLYSKCGIFEIISSVDDSIRSWMNIENVDTKVTEVV